One Microbacterium marinum genomic window, TGCACCGCAAGACGTGGCAGACCGCACTGTGGCTCATCGGCCTCATCGCGCTGACCGCGATCGTGCTCTACCCGCTCGTCTGGCTGGCGTTCTCGACGTTCAAGCCGAACGGTGAGTTCGGACAGAACCCGGGCCTGATCCCCAACTCGCCGACCTTCGACAACTACACCAAGGTCCTCGAGGGCATCGCGGGAGTCCCGCTGTGGAAGTTCTTCTGGAACTCGCTGATCCTCGCCGTCGCCGCGGTCGTCGGCACCGTCCTGTCGAGCGCGCTCGCGGCGTACGCCTTCGCGCGCATCCAGTTCAAGGGGCTCGGCATCCTGTTCGCGGCCATGATCGGCACGCTGCTGCTGCCGTTCCACGTCGTGATCATCCCGCAGTACATCCTCTTCAACAACTTCGGTCTCGTGGACACGTTCTGGCCGCTTATCCTGCCGAAGTTCCTGGCCACCGAAGCCTTCTTCGTGTTCCTCCTCGTGCAGTTCATGCGCCAGATGCCGCGTGACATGGACGAGGCAGCGCGCATCGACGGCGCCGGTCACATCCGCAT contains:
- a CDS encoding carbohydrate ABC transporter permease, with protein sequence MSLNAPTSQSATDLTFALQQTTPLPPRRKVHRKTWQTALWLIGLIALTAIVLYPLVWLAFSTFKPNGEFGQNPGLIPNSPTFDNYTKVLEGIAGVPLWKFFWNSLILAVAAVVGTVLSSALAAYAFARIQFKGLGILFAAMIGTLLLPFHVVIIPQYILFNNFGLVDTFWPLILPKFLATEAFFVFLLVQFMRQMPRDMDEAARIDGAGHIRIFWAIILPLVKPALITCAIFAFIWSWNDFLGPLLYLTSPENYPLPIALRLYNDQSSTSDYGATVTASFLALLPVLIFFLVFQRFLVDGVATQGLKG